CTTATGCATGTAAGGATTGTTGGAAAGCCTTCAGTCAGAAATCAAATCTCATTGAACAtgagagaattcatactggagaaaagCCCTATGAATGTAAAGAATGCGGAAAATCCTTCAGCCAGAAGCAAAATCTTATTGAACACGAGAAAATTCATACTGGGGAGAAACCTTATGCATGTAATGAATGTGGTAgagccttttctagaatgtcatctGTTACTCTACACATGAGAAGTCACACAGGGGAAAAACcctataaatgtaataaatgtggaaaagccttctcTCAATGTTCAGTGTTTATTATACATATGAGAAGTCATACAGGTGAGAAACCCTATGTATgtagtgaatgtgggaaagcaTTCTCTCAAAGTTCATCCCTTACTGTACATATGAGAAATCATACAGctgagaaaccctatgaatgtaacgagtgtggaaaagccttcagcagaaaagaaaatctcattacACATCAGAaaattcacactggagagaaaccgtatgaatgtaatgaatgtgggaaagcttttaTTCAGATGTCAAACCTCATTAGAcaccagagaattcatactggtgagaaaccttaTGCATGTGCAgtatgtgggaaagcctttagtcAGAAATCAAATCTCACTGAACATGAGAaaattcatactggagaaaaacctTATCATTGTAATCAatgtggaaaagctttcagtcagAGACAAAATCTCCTCGAACATGAAAaaattcacactggagagaaaccatttaaatgtaatgaatgtggtaAAGCCTTCTCTCGAATCTCATCCCTTACTCTTCATGTGAGAAgtcatacaggagagaaaccttatgaatgtaataaatgtggaaaagccttctcTCAATGCTCATTACTTATTATACATATGAGAAgtcatactggtgagaaaccctttgaatgtaatgaatgtgggaaagcatTCTCTCAAAGAGCATCCCTTTCTATACATAAGAGAGGTCATACAGGTGAGAAACGCCGAGTGTACTAAATGAGGGAAGGCCTTTTCTT
The Panthera uncia isolate 11264 chromosome E2 unlocalized genomic scaffold, Puncia_PCG_1.0 HiC_scaffold_19, whole genome shotgun sequence genome window above contains:
- the LOC125915979 gene encoding zinc finger protein 568 isoform X1 translates to MRIRAFPAAWHSQDSDLLEEEDDMTRSLETVTFKDVAVDLTQEEWQQLKPAQRNLYRDVMLENYSNLVTVGYQVTKPDVIFKLEQEEDPWVVEEEMLGRHCPEVWEVDEQQIKKQQEALVRKVTSISKKTLIKENVIECKKVTKIFPLNSDIITSRPNFYECDSFDKDLEHNLDLLSYDKDCIREENYEYNKYRKPFYSCSSHVLTPFKCNQCGQDFSHRFDLIRHERIHAGEKPYECKECGKAFSRKENLITHQKIHTGEKPYKCNECGKAFIQMSNLIRHQRIHTGEKPYACKDCWKAFSQKSNLIEHERIHTGEKPYECKECGKSFSQKQNLIEHEKIHTGEKPYACNECGRAFSRMSSVTLHMRSHTGEKPYKCNKCGKAFSQCSVFIIHMRSHTGEKPYVCSECGKAFSQSSSLTVHMRNHTAEKPYECNECGKAFSRKENLITHQKIHTGEKPYECNECGKAFIQMSNLIRHQRIHTGEKPYACAVCGKAFSQKSNLTEHEKIHTGEKPYHCNQCGKAFSQRQNLLEHEKIHTGEKPFKCNECGKAFSRISSLTLHVRSHTGEKPYECNKCGKAFSQCSLLIIHMRSHTGEKPFECNECGKAFSQRASLSIHKRGHTGEKRRVY
- the LOC125915979 gene encoding zinc finger protein 568 isoform X2, translating into MMERRAWHSQDSDLLEEEDDMTRSLETVTFKDVAVDLTQEEWQQLKPAQRNLYRDVMLENYSNLVTVGYQVTKPDVIFKLEQEEDPWVVEEEMLGRHCPEVWEVDEQQIKKQQEALVRKVTSISKKTLIKENVIECKKVTKIFPLNSDIITSRPNFYECDSFDKDLEHNLDLLSYDKDCIREENYEYNKYRKPFYSCSSHVLTPFKCNQCGQDFSHRFDLIRHERIHAGEKPYECKECGKAFSRKENLITHQKIHTGEKPYKCNECGKAFIQMSNLIRHQRIHTGEKPYACKDCWKAFSQKSNLIEHERIHTGEKPYECKECGKSFSQKQNLIEHEKIHTGEKPYACNECGRAFSRMSSVTLHMRSHTGEKPYKCNKCGKAFSQCSVFIIHMRSHTGEKPYVCSECGKAFSQSSSLTVHMRNHTAEKPYECNECGKAFSRKENLITHQKIHTGEKPYECNECGKAFIQMSNLIRHQRIHTGEKPYACAVCGKAFSQKSNLTEHEKIHTGEKPYHCNQCGKAFSQRQNLLEHEKIHTGEKPFKCNECGKAFSRISSLTLHVRSHTGEKPYECNKCGKAFSQCSLLIIHMRSHTGEKPFECNECGKAFSQRASLSIHKRGHTGEKRRVY
- the LOC125915979 gene encoding zinc finger protein 568 isoform X3 gives rise to the protein MLENYSNLVTVGYQVTKPDVIFKLEQEEDPWVVEEEMLGRHCPEVWEVDEQQIKKQQEALVRKVTSISKKTLIKENVIECKKVTKIFPLNSDIITSRPNFYECDSFDKDLEHNLDLLSYDKDCIREENYEYNKYRKPFYSCSSHVLTPFKCNQCGQDFSHRFDLIRHERIHAGEKPYECKECGKAFSRKENLITHQKIHTGEKPYKCNECGKAFIQMSNLIRHQRIHTGEKPYACKDCWKAFSQKSNLIEHERIHTGEKPYECKECGKSFSQKQNLIEHEKIHTGEKPYACNECGRAFSRMSSVTLHMRSHTGEKPYKCNKCGKAFSQCSVFIIHMRSHTGEKPYVCSECGKAFSQSSSLTVHMRNHTAEKPYECNECGKAFSRKENLITHQKIHTGEKPYECNECGKAFIQMSNLIRHQRIHTGEKPYACAVCGKAFSQKSNLTEHEKIHTGEKPYHCNQCGKAFSQRQNLLEHEKIHTGEKPFKCNECGKAFSRISSLTLHVRSHTGEKPYECNKCGKAFSQCSLLIIHMRSHTGEKPFECNECGKAFSQRASLSIHKRGHTGEKRRVY